A genomic stretch from Anopheles nili chromosome X, idAnoNiliSN_F5_01, whole genome shotgun sequence includes:
- the LOC128728719 gene encoding glutathione S-transferase theta-1-like produces MSRGLKLYYDFMSQPSRALYIFLSKNRIPFVPCPVALRKFEQKSAEYRNNVNRFGKVPCIVEQDFRLAESVAIYRYLCREYTVEPHWYPANDTVRQARIDEYLSWQHLNLRADVSLYFFHVWLNPLMGKEVDAGKSGRLLERLNRGLDFFEQQLLVNGNQPFLTGETISIADLSAACEIEQAKIAGYDPCVGRPVLSNWMKTVRERTNPFYDEAHKFVYRLAPDHIPKPVVPDVDE; encoded by the exons ATGTCCCGTGGGCTTAAGCTGTACTATGACTTCATGTCGCAGCCATCAAGAGCGCTGTACATTTTCTTATCGAAAAACAGGATACCCTTCGTGCCGTGTCCGGTAGCATTGCGCAAAT TCGAGCAGAAATCCGCCGAGTATCGGAATAACGTCAACCGCTTCGGTAAGGTACCGTGCATCGTGGAGCAGGATTTCCGGTTGGCAGAAAGCGTTGCCATTTACCGGTACCTTTGCCGGGAATACACCGTGGAACCACACTGGTATCCTGCGAACGACACGGTTCGACAGGCGCGGATCGACGAGTACCTCTCCTGGCAGCATCTGAACTTAAGGGCCGATGTATCGCTATATTTCTTTCACGTATGGCTCAACCCGCTGATGGGCAAGGAGGTCGATGCTGGCAAATCCGGACGTTTGCTCGAGCGGCTCAATCGTGGGCTGGACTTTTTCGAGCAGCAGTTGTTGGTCAACGGCAATCAGCCGTTTCTGACCGGTGAGACAATCAGCATCGCTGATTTATCGGCAGCTTGCGAGATAGAGCAGGCCAAAATTGCAGGATATGATCCATGCGTTGGTCGACCTGTCCTTAGCAATTGGATGAAAACCGTACGGGAACGAACCAATCCATTTTACGACGAGGCACACAAATTCGTGTATCGCTTGGCTCCGGACCACATTCCGAAGCCGGTTGTCCCGGACGTTGATGAATAG
- the LOC128728617 gene encoding serine protease easter-like: MKTLRPLHGGLLLCVFLSLVLSASSSEARPQLDANDGFSTTMFPIFLRSRFNPRNELLLWEKVPVGPNGRPKGAEQRTSSWSEKPVIESTTQQSTNVDQPVTEAMSEAPTLDIEEMYETTAPELEEVSEAPTPDIECGTLAPGSDGFPWIAVLEHAGPPPGAGRKRTLSKGVLIDRQHVLTTVSSVHNSHPSWVVTAVRLGDVPTRRQSNVTWIIGAGRRAQANTLRIPIDMIFLHDTKDVALIRLANGGVQEFSDSVRPICMPQEDYRLESFKLASHVCKRQQGTGQGNGRVVSSWLEPIELLSPDSCNDLLQPYGARLPVKSFCAKKSTTDNCTGSLGGPAVANMRGKYHVVGLSSYVFTETIVDGANVPSIYVRVGGLRKWISAVIKAISE, encoded by the exons ATGAAAACACTCCGTCCTCTACATGGCGGTTTGCtgctgtgtgttttcctttcgttag ttctttcagctAGTTCCAGTGAAGCACGTCCTCAGTTGGACGCTAATGATGGCTTCTCGACGACCATGTTTCCGATATTTCTACGCAGCCGTTTCAATCCCCGAAACGAGCTGCTACTCTGGGAGAAGGTTCCGGTAGGCCCAAACGGTCGGCCTAAGGGTGCTGAACAGCGTACTTCAAGCTGGTCGGAAAAGCCAGTCATCGAGTCCACGACCCAACAATCAACGAACGTCGATCAACCGGTCACAGAAGCAATGTCGGAAGCACCAACGTTGGACATAGAAGAGATGTATGAAACGACAGCACCAGAGTTAGAGGAGGTGTCTGAGGCGCCAACGCCAGACATAGAGTGTGGAACTTTAGCACCTGGATCCGATGGGTTTCCCTGGATTGCCGTGCTGGAACATGCCGGTCCTCCGCCGGGTGCAGGTCGTAAACGAACGCTCAGCAAGGGTGTCCTGATTGACCGACAGCACGTCCTGACGACTGTGTCCAGTGTGCACAACTCTCACCCATCTTGGGTAGTTACCGCCGTTCGGTTGGGTGATGTCCCAACGCGCCGTCAGAGTAATGTCACATGGATAATCGGTGCCGGAAGGCGAGCTCAAGCTAACACGCTGCGGATCCCGATTGACATGATCTTCCTGCATGACACAAAGGATGTGGCATTGATTCGTCTAGCGAATGGAGGTGTGCAGGAGTTCAGCGATTCGGTGAGGCCTATCTGCATGCCTCAGGAGGACTATCGGTTGGAGAGCTTCAAGCTAGCGTCACATGTGTGCAAACGGCAGCAAGGAACCGGACAAGGCAACGGTAGGGTTGTTAGCAGCTGGCTGGAACCTATTGAGCTGCTCAGCCCTGACAGCTGTAATGATCTTCTGCAACCGTACGGAGCCCGTCTGCCGGTGAAGAGCTTCTGCGCGAAGAAGTCCACCACTGACAACTGCACCGGATCGCTCGGAGGTCCTGCCGTGGCTAACATGCGGGGCAAATATCACGTGGTTGGGCTGAGCTCATATGTATTTACTGAG ACCATTGTCGACGGGGCAAACGTTCCAAGCATATACGTACGAGTTGGCGGTTTGCGTAAATGGATATCAGCCGTAATCAAAGCTATCAGCGAATGA
- the LOC128728619 gene encoding uncharacterized protein LOC128728619: MTTRTFDVLFLLLVGGVLITSKNTPELAPASDVRQIAVGDDSSSDFWKCTETAKLLYIETMIVAKDDSSLVNGTIVINAADPMRLKCVRIVPQTKLDRLALDGYQFLGPNAVEITLRESQHSQSKALHYSVFLYGTILPKKYNKTS, encoded by the exons ATGACAACACGAACCTTTGATGTATTGTTCCTCCTGCTGGTTGGAGGTGTTCTAATAACCTCCAAAAACACACCGGAACTAGCACCTGCAAGCGACGTGCGCCAGATAGCGGTGGGAGACG ACAGTTCGTCTGATTTTTGGAAATGCACTGAAACGGCCAAGCTGCTGTACATTGAGACGATGATCGTGGCGAAGGACGACTCGAGCCTCGTCAACGGAACAATAGTG ATAAACGCTGCTGACCCAATGAGGCTAAAGTGTGTTCGAATCGTACCACAAACGAAGCTGGATCGGTTGGCGTTGGATGGTTATCAGTTCCTGGGACCGAATGCCGTTGAAATCACCTTGAGGGAGTCTCAGCACTCGCAATCGAAAGCCTTACACTACTCGGTGTTTCTATACGGCACAATTTTACCGAAAAAGTACAATAAAACAAGTTAA
- the LOC128728864 gene encoding solute carrier family 52, riboflavin transporter, member 3-A, protein MKNKLYLMCGIRSDRRLVVDLLAILFGVGSWLGINSVYVQLPLLVGSAPEGWNLPSYLVVIIQLGNIGPILYTAALRWKSFRDSYLIMGLLLLGSCAAMVTAFIYDQTVHVFDADRSVPLFITVFALSLVGCTSSVLFMPYMGRFKDIYLITYLIGEGFSGFVPSIVALIQGVGGNGECRLVDGTDPAEPPKYESYTPPPRFGTRPYFIISSAILAVSLIAFVLLDRLGVCRGEYAAVTIGNGNNYAYNASSSREEDCKTPTEMVDDTERQEPSSLVRRNYLLLMLLISVMCLFGNGFFPSVQSYSCLPYGNVAYHLTVTLSSMANPAACFLAFFLPKNSVRSIVALSSLLVPFAAYALTTAITSPDPPLMHNVLGDIFVVACWTIMVGLVSYVRLVITTLLRCEGGQTLVWVGVASQLGSLVGSILSFTLVNFTDTFQQYYPC, encoded by the exons ATGAAGAACAAGCTGTACCTGATGTGTGGCATCCGTAGCGATCGCCGGTTGGTTGTGGATCTTTTGGCTATCCTGTTCGGGGTCGGGTCCTGGCTCGGCATCAACTCCGTGTACGTACAGCTGCCACTCCTCGTGGGGAGCGCTCCAGAAGGCTGGAACCTACCATCCTACCTAGTGGTCATCATCCAGCTCGGTAATATAGGACCGATCTTGTACACCGCCGCATTGCGCTGGAAGTCCTTCCGTGACTCGTACCTCATTATGGGCCTACTTCTGCTGGGTTCGTGCGCTGCCATGGTCACGGCCTTCATCTACGATCAAACGGTGCACGTATTCGACGCAGATCGCTCGGTTCCGTTGTTCATCACCGTGTTTGCCCTCTCACTGGTTGGCTGCACCAGCTCCGTGTTGTTTATGCCGTACATGGGGCGATTCAAGGATATCTACCTGATCACCTACCTCATCGGTGAGGGTTTTAGTGGTTTCGTGCCAAGCATCGTTGCACTCATCCAGGGTGTCGGTGGCAATGGCGAATGCCGGTTAGTGGATGGTACCGATCCGGCTGAACCACCGAAGTACGAAAGCTACACGCCACCACCACGTTTTGGAACCCGTCCGTACTTCATCATATCCTCCGCCATCCTAGCGGTGAGCCTGATAGCGTTCGTACTACTTGATCGATTGGGTGTTTGTCGCGGTGAGTACGCAGCTGTCACGATCGGTAATGGGAACAACTACGCCTACAACGCGAGTAGCTCTCGTGAAGAGGATTGCAAGACCCCAACGGAGATGGTAGACGACACCGAACGTCAAGAACCTTCATCGCTCGTAAGACGCAACTatctgctgttgatgctgctcaTCAGCGTCATGTGTCTGTTTGGAAACGGCTTCTTTCCCAGCGTCCAGTCGTACTCCTGTCTACCATATGGGAACGTTGCCTACCATCTAACGGTAACGCTGAGTAGTATGGCAAATCCAGCCGCCTGTTTCTTAGCGTTTTTCTTGCCAAAGAACTCCGTGCGGTCGATAGTGGCCCTCTCAAGTCTGCTGGTGCCGTTTGCTGCTTATGCGCTCACTACAGCCATCACTAGTCCGGATCCACCGTTAATGCACAACGTGCTGGGTGACATCTTCGTG GTGGCATGCTGGACGATAATGGTCGGGCTCGTTAGCTACGTTCGACTGGTCATCACCACCTTGCTACGCTGCGAGGGTGGCCAAACGTTGGTCTGGGTTGGAGTTGCGTCTCAGCTTGGCTCCCTGGTTGGATCGATACTGTCCTTTACGTTGGTCAACTTCACAGATACTTTCCAGCAGTACTATCCATGCTAG
- the LOC128728621 gene encoding G2/mitotic-specific cyclin-B3, whose product MLKSPREEADGFEPGTKRKAEMSLSKQDNGGKRLALGNLTNAEGTTNTMSNAQVALGSYIKTKVTNVLNKPMTLVQKTKGDAGKDILKSNEHQVHKTKPPKIPGVPRIMTRAAMRKQHAKEIKPKTSTVVSNNTQLVSQMVSAVQNVEISGRDIAFRIVEQPLPDGKPDMSVFELELQKRYQRAQTAGTGIKAGMPIAATSVANETAPTEPANEPKMPLAVAAGPARMDPKMKLIRASNEFEASDDSLYVSAVENLDEAALVEAKPKQCIGQPLSVVSAALELAISLPDMSEYMIPPDWTMPIEWAVARTRAALVVDLQESCEPPPLDVEDYDKFYENDIYQVSEYAGDIFRYLKKRELCYVVPDYMGNQKFVTKWMRSLLIDWMIEIQETFELNHETLYLAVKIVDMYLSRVMLPREKLQLVGVACMLMSSKVDERASPTVDDYVYLCDSAYQRSELLQMERSIFKTINYDLSIPLSYTFLRRYARVNRVQMPVLTLARYILEASLMEYNTALVLESKLACAALYIALRMDNRSGWNDTLKHYSGYTLDEFKDVVILLNNNIITRKSMLNAVHKKYSHELFFQVAKRPIIRTVAFLFNSPNEVVNTVGGDAEATNGTTSRPVTQSSSSTSAAIENISAKDGQGTSESSASSDPGLDENDIVDIDG is encoded by the exons ATGCTCAAGAGCCCACGTGAAGAAGCTGACGGGTTCGAACCAGGAACAAAGCGCAAAGCAGAGATGAGTCTGTCAAAGCAGGATAACGGCGGGAAGAGGCTTGCCCTGGGCAACCTCACCAATGCCGAAGGGACAACGAACACCATGTCCAACGCTCAAGTTGCTCTAGGATCCTACATCAAGACTAAAGTAACTAACGTGCTGAACAAGCCGATGACATTGGTACAAAAGACTAAAGGTGATGCAGGGAAGGATATCTTGAAG TCCAACGAACATCAGgtgcacaaaacaaagccaccaaaAATCCCAGGCGTGCCGAGAATAATGACACGTGCTGCGATGAGAAAACAGCATGCGAAGGAAATAAAGCCCAAAACTTCCACCGTCGTTAGTAATAATACGCAATTGGTATCGCAAATGGTGAGCGCAGTGCAAAACGTGGAGATCAGCG GTCGGGACATCGCATTTCGCATAGTAGAACAACCCCTGCCAGATGGGAAGCCAGATATGAGCGTGTTTGAGCTGGAATTGCAGAAGCGCTACCAACGTGCGCAAACGGCTGGTACCGGCATTAAAGCTGGGATGCCAATCGCTGCAACTAGTGTTGCAAATGAGACGGCACCAACAGAGCCAGCGAATGAACCTAAAATGCCGCTGGCAGTAGCTGCTGGACCCGCACGAATGGATCCAAAGATGAAGCTGATCCGAGCCTCGAATGAGTTTGAAGCGAGCGATGACTCGCTGTACGTATCCGCGGTCGAAAATCTAGACGAAGCAGCCTTAGTGGAGGCCAAACCGAAACAGTGTATTGGCCAACCCCTGAGCGTCGTATCGGCCGCTTTGGAGCTCGCGATTAGCCTGCCCGACATGTCGGAATACATGATCCCACCGGACTGGACGATGCCAATCGAGTGGGCTGTAGCACGCACACGGGCAGCATTGGTCGTTGACTTGCAGGAATCCTGCGAACCACCTCCACTGGACGTCGAAGATTACGACAAGTTCTATGAGAACGACATTTACCAGGTGTCGGAGTACGCCGGGGACATTTTTCGGTACTTGAAGAAACGCGAACTCTGCTACGTCGTTCCAGACTACATGGGGAACCAAAAGTTCGTGACGAAATGGATGCGCTCGCTGCTCATCGATTGGATGATCGAGATACAGGAAACGTTCGAGCTCAACCACGAGACCCTGTACTTGGCGGTGAAGATTGTCGACATGTATCTATCTCGCGTCATGTTGCCGCGGGAAAAGCTACAGCTCGTCGGTGTAGCTTGCATGCTAATGTCTTCTAAGGTTGAT gAGCGCGCATCGCCCACGGTGGACGATTATGTATACCTGTGTGACAGCGCGTACCAGCGATCGGAGCTACTGCAGATGGAACGAAGCATTTTTAAGACCATAAACTACGATCTCAGTATTCCATTATCATACACCTTTCTGCGTCGATACGCGCGTGTCAATCGTGTCCAGATGCCGGTGCTCACGTTGGCACGTTACATCCTGGAGGCGAGCTTGATGGAATATAATACGGCTTTGGTACTCGAATCGAAGCTCGCCTGTGCGGCCCTTTATATCGCCCTGCGTATGGATAACCGGAGCGGATGGAACGATACCCTCAAGCATTACTCAG GGTATACTTTGGACGAGTTTAAAGACGTGGTGATCCTATTAAACAACAACATAATAACGCGGAAGTCAATGTTGAACGCCGTGCACAAAAAGTACTCGCATGAATTGTTTTTCCAAGTTGCCAAACGACCTATTATTAGAACCGTAGCATTTTTGTTCAACTCGCCTAATGAGGTGGTAAATACGGTTGGTGGTGATGCTGAGGCAACCAATGGTACTACCTCTCGCCCGGTCACGCAGAGCAGTTCATCTACATCAGCTGCTATCGAGAATATCTCAGCAAAAGATGGTCAAGGCACATCCGAGTCGTCTGCTTCATCCGATCCTGGTCTTGATGAAAATGACATAGTTGACATTGATGGCTAA
- the LOC128728890 gene encoding 28S ribosomal protein S18c, mitochondrial — protein MISRVLRNVCVQRFPDYVNKAALLQPAYKYYSSSADNTPVDLKENPFAKEKIKCILCKHDISPDYKNVQLLSQFQSPYTGRVYGRHITGLCKSRHEQVEREIMKAQNAGFMPTYHKAVEFLNDPKLFDPEKAVRPHKY, from the exons ATGATTTCTAGGGTGTTAAGAAATGTCTGCGTGCAAA GATTCCCAGATTATGTAAACAAAGCAGCACTATTGCAACCGGCGTACAAATATTACTCGTCCAGTGCTGACAACACTCCAGTTGACTTGAAAGAGAATCCttttgcgaaggaaaaaataaagtgCATACTATGCAAACATGACATCAGTCCGGACTACAAAAACGTGCAGCTGCTATCACAATTCCAAAGTCCTTACACAGGTCGCGTATATGGGCGGCATATTACCGGTTTGTGTAAGAGCCGGCACGAGCAAGTGGAACGAGAAATCATGAAAGCACAAAATGCCGGCTTCATGCCCACTTACCACAAGGCAGTAGAGTTCTTGAACGATCCAAAGCTTTTCGATCCCGAGAAGGCTGTTCGTCCACATAAATATTAA
- the LOC128728874 gene encoding NADP-dependent malic enzyme-like: MATSVFNGYALMKSGSRCAPEMDSKSKQAKEKPSTPPRPRAVGNDLQSVKQRQPQRQQEPTRVLDRTEANQEPNLSQPAAAGSSGGGDTTTTVAAATPTTSNTMSASFNRDRLGQWPTESDSDIAGSIAGFDRLRRGKFNKGLSFSIEERQVLGIHGLLPAVVRSEDDQVKHCLELLNHYTEPLNKYIYLMGLLDRNERLFYRVLASNIGEMMPLVYTPTVGLACQKYSLVFQQPRGLYVTINDKGHVYEVLKNWPESDVRAIVVTDGERILGLGDLGANGMGIPVGKLALYTALAGIKPSQCLPVTLDVGTNTQSILDDPLYVGLRHRRVTGAAYDEFVQEFMEAAVRRFGRNCLIQFEDFANSNAFRFLDKYRHDYCTFNDDIQGTASVAVAGLFASLRITKTKLSDNRVLFQGAGEAALGIAQLCVMAMRKDGLTEEEARQRIWLVDSKGLIVKDRPAGGISGHKHHFAHEHAPVDTLLEAVQELKPTILIGAAAIAGAFTPEVLRTMAAHNERPVIFALSNPTSKAECTAEQAYEHTDGRAVFASGSPFAPVPYGGTTFYPGQGNNSYIFPGVALGVLCAGASTIPEDVFLLSAQRLAEIVTDEDLNRGSLYPPLENIQACSIKIATHIMEYAYAEGLACTQPEPDDKEAFVRAQMYDASYKSSVPPVYAWPKL; this comes from the exons ATGGCAACAAGCGTGTTCAACGGGTACGCGTTAATGAAAAG CGGCAGTAGATGCGCACCTGAAATGGATAGcaaatcgaagcaggcgaaggaaaaaccgagCACGCCGCCGCGGCCCCGTGCAGTCGGTAATGATCTGCAAAGCGTGAAACAGCGACAACCGCAGCGACAGCAGGAGCCCACCCGGGTGTTGGACCGCACCGAAGCAAACCAAGAGCCGAATTTATCGCAACCTGCAGCAGCTGGCAGCAGCGGAGGCGGTGACACCACAacaacagtagcagcagcaacaccaacaacaagcAACACCATGAGTGCATCGTTCAACCGTGACCGCCTTGGACAATGGCCCACCGAAAGCGACAGCGACATCGCGGGGTCAATCGCTGGCTTCGATCGGCTCCGTCGCGGAAAGTTCAATAAG GGCCTGTCCTTCAGCATCGAGGAACGTCAGGTGCTCGGTATCCACGGATTACTGCCTGCGGTGGTGCGTTCGGAGGACGATCAGGTCAAGCATTGCCTGGAGCTGCTGAATCACTACACGGAACCGCTGAATAAGTACATCTACCTGATGGGGCTGCTGGATCGCAACGAGCGGTTGTTTTACCGCGTGCTTGCGTCGAACATCGGCGAGATGATGCCACTGGTTTATACGCCCACGGTAGGGCTTGCCTGCCAGAAGTACAGTCTGGTGTTTCAGCAGCCACGTGGCCTGTACGTCACGATCAACGACAAGGGCCACGTGTACGAGGTGTTGAAGAACTGGCCGGAAAGCGACGTACGTGCGATCGTCGTGACGGATGGCGAGCGTATCCTGGGGCTGGGAGATCTCGGAGCGAATGGGATGGGCATTCCGGTGGGCAAGTTAGCGCTTTACACGGCACTGGCTGGGATTAAGCCAAGCCAGTGTCTGCCCGTGACGCTGGACGTTGGCACGAACACGCAGAGTATCCTGGATGATCCGCTGTATGTCGGTTTGCGGCATCGACGTGTCACCGGTGCGGCTTACGACGAGTTTGTGCAGGAATTTATGGAGGCCGCGGTGCGCCGGTTTGGGCGTAATTGTCTGATCCAGTTCGAGGACTTTGCGAACTCGAATGCGTTCCGGTTTTTGGACAAGTATCGGCATGATTACTGCACGTTTAACGACGACATCCAGGGTACGGCTTCGGTGGCCGTTGCTGGGTTGTTTGCCTCACTGCGCATCACGAAGACGAAGCTGTCGGACAACCGGGTGCTGTTCCAAGGTGCTGGTGAGGCCGCTCTCGGTATCGCGCAACTTTGCGTGATGGCGATGCGTAAAGATGGCCTCACGGAGGAGGAAGCCCGCCAGCGCATTTGGCTCGTCGATAGTAAGGGGTTGATTGTGAAGGATCGGCCAGCGGGAGGTATCAGTGGCCACAAGCACCATTTCGCGCATGAGCACGCCCCAGTTGACACGCTGCTCGAGGCGGTTCAGGAGCTAAAACCAACCATCCTTATCGGGGCGGCCGCCATCGCTGGCGCATTCACACCGGAAGTCCTGCGTACGATGGCGGCTCATAACGAGCGGCCGGTTATCTTTGCGCTCTCGAATCCAACGAGCAAGGCGGAATGTACCGCGGAACAGGCGTACGAGCATACGGACGGTCGGGCGGTTTTTGCGTCCGGATCACCTTTCGCACCGGTTCCGTACGGTGGCACCACGTTCTACCCGGGCCAGGGCAACAATTCGTACATCTTCCCGGGTGTGGCGTTGGGTGTGCTGTGCGCGGGCGCTTCTACCATCCCGGAGGATGTGTTTCTGCTGTCTGCCCAGCGGCTGGCCGAGATTGTGACGGATGAGGATTTGAACCGGGGCAGTCTCTATCCGCCGCTTGAGAACATTCAAGCGTGCTCGATTAAGATCGCGACACACATCATGGAGTACGCGTACGCTGAAGGGCTGGCCTGTacgcaaccggaaccggatgatAAGGAAGCGTTCGTGCGTGCACAGATGTACGATGCCAGCTATAAGTCGTCGGTGCCGCCGGTTTACGCCTGGCCGAAGCTGTAA